The genomic DNA ATCACCACGGTGCAGCAAGCGATCGACTACGCTCGCGCCAACGTCAAGGCTTAAGGTCATTCGCGCCAGCATCGCCGCCTGCATGGACGTCGTCCGCATGGTCGTCGCCTGCTTTGTCGTCAGATACGTCGGCGCGTGCCTTGTCGTCGGATATGCCGGCGCCGCCCGCTTTGTCCGTGTCGGCGCGCCGCTGTTGCGCGGCCCGCGCGCCACGCGTGGAACAGGCGGCCAGGCCGCCGCTACCGGTGTTCATGCCAGGCTCATAGCCACAGGGTACACAGGCTCGTCGCCTGTTGCCGCTGTGGCTTTTGCTTTGGGCTGAACTGCCGTTTTTGCTTTCGTCATTCTATGGAAAAGGGGTTACCGTGAGCCGCCGTCGTGTTGTTGTTACAGGCCTGGGGCTGATTTCGCCTGTTGGCAATAATGTTGCCGATGGATGGGCCAATCTGGTCGCCGGCAAATCCGGCATCGCCGACATCACGAAGTTCGATACGGCGAATTTCTCGACTCGCTTTGCCGGCGAGGTCAAGGGCTTCAGCGTCGAGGAATACATTCCCGCGAAAGAAGCGCGCCATATGGATACATTTATCCATTACGGCATCGCGGCCGGCATGCAGGCGATCAAGGATAGCGGCCTCGAGATCAACGAAGCGCTGGCCGAACGTGTCGGCGTGGTCGTGGGCTCCGGTATCGGCGGCCTGCCGATGATCGAAATCACGCAGACCGAACTGTTGAACCGCGGTCCGCGCCGCATCTCGCCGTTCTTCGTTCCCGCGTCGATCATCAACATGATCTCGGGCCATCTGTCGATCAAGTTCGGCCTGAAGGGTCCGAATCTGTCGATGGTCACGGCCTGCACCACGGGCCTGCATTGCATCGGCGAAGCCTCGCGTCTGATCGAGTACGGCGACGCCGACGTGATGATCGCGGGCGGCGCGGAATCAACCGTCTCGCCGCTCGGCATTGGCGGTTTCGCGGCGGCGCGCGCGCTGTCGCAGCGCAATGACGATCCGGCTACCGCAAGCCGTCCGTGGGACAAGGACCGCGACGGTTTCGTGCTCGGCGAAGGCGCGGGCGTGATGGTGCTCGAAGAGTACGAACACGCGAAGGCGCGCGGCGCGAAGATCTACGCCGAAGTGTCGGGCTACGGGATGAGCGGCGACGCTTACCATATGACCGCGCCGCTCGAAGACGGCGACGGC from Paraburkholderia edwinii includes the following:
- the fabF gene encoding beta-ketoacyl-ACP synthase II, which encodes MSRRRVVVTGLGLISPVGNNVADGWANLVAGKSGIADITKFDTANFSTRFAGEVKGFSVEEYIPAKEARHMDTFIHYGIAAGMQAIKDSGLEINEALAERVGVVVGSGIGGLPMIEITQTELLNRGPRRISPFFVPASIINMISGHLSIKFGLKGPNLSMVTACTTGLHCIGEASRLIEYGDADVMIAGGAESTVSPLGIGGFAAARALSQRNDDPATASRPWDKDRDGFVLGEGAGVMVLEEYEHAKARGAKIYAEVSGYGMSGDAYHMTAPLEDGDGARRCMLAAMKNARINADEVGYLNAHGTSTQLGDLAETIGIKRAFGDHAKNIVVNSTKSMTGHLLGGAGGLESVFTVLAVHHQISPPTINIFNQDPECDLDYCANTAREMKIDVALKNSFGFGGTNGTLVFKRA